From the Oceanobacillus kimchii X50 genome, the window GAAATGAAATGAGATTTACAATTCAACGAGATAAGTTAATTAATGGTGTATCAAATGTAATGAAGGCCATTTCTGCAAGAACGGTAATTCCAATTTTGACAGGTATGAAAATTGAAGTAAAAAATCATGGAGTTACTTTAACTGGAAGTGATTCTGATATTTCAATTGAATATTATATTCCAACCGAAGAAGAAGGTATTATTCATGTTGAGAATATCGAAGAAGGAACAATTATACTCCAAGCAAAATACTTTCCTGATATTGTTAGAAAACTACCAGAAAGTACCGTTGATATTGTAGTAGATGACCAATTAAATGTACGAATTACTTCTGGAAAAGCAGAATTTAATCTAAATGGACAAAGCGCAGAAGAATATCCACAGTTACCAAAAGTTCAAACAGAAAATAGCTTTGAATTACCAATTGATCTTTTAAAAAGCATGATTAAACAAACCGTATTTGCGGTATCCACAATGGAAACTCGTCCCATTTTAACGGGTGTAAATATGAAACTTGTGGATAATTTACTTTCGTTCACGGCAACAGATAGTCATCGTTTAGCTAGAAGAGAAATTCCAGTTTCCAATGCACCTATGGAAGTATCACAAATTGTTGTACCTGGAAAAAGTCTAAATGAACTAAATAAAATTCTCGCTGATTCCGAAGAGACCGTAGAAATTAGTGTGACAAATAATCAAATTTTATTCCGAACCAAGCACTTAAACTTCCTTTCAAGACTGCTTGATGGAAATTATCCTGAGACTTCTAGACTGATTCCTGAACAGAGTAAGACAAAAATTCAAGTAAAAACTAAAGAATTGTTAGGTACAATTGATCGTGCTTCATTATTGGCAAAAGAAGAAAGAAATAATGTGGTAAAATTTAACGCACCAGGTAATTCAATGATCGAGATCTCCAGTAATTCACCAGAAGTTGGAAACGTTGTTGAAGAGATTACAGCTGATCAAATGGAAGGTGAAGAGGTTAAAATTTCATTTAGCTCTAAATATATGATTGATGCATTAAAAGCAATCGAATATGATGAAGTCCAAATTGAGTTTACTGGCGCAATGCGTCCATTTATCATACGACCAGTAGGAGATGACTCTATCTTACAACTCATCTTACCTGTAAGAACTTATTAATCAATCTAATAATATGGGAAGAAGCTCTTTCAACATAAGGGCTTCTTTTCATTTTAGGTAGAGGTACTGGAAAAGCTTAATAAAAAGTAGATTAAAGAAGTAATTTCTTCTGTTCAGTTTGCTAAATTATGATGGGAGTAGAATTAAAAAAGCAAAATTAAGCCATTTTAAGGCGTTTTTGTATATTTTGAGAGGTAAACTTCCTTTTCGAGCAAATCTTTAGTAGAATAGATATATAAGACTTTTAAAGTATATACGGTTTTAAAATACAAAAAGAATTTGGTGATAAACATGCACGAACAAATACAAATAGACACGGAGTATATTACTTTAGGACAATTAATTAAGCTTTTAAATTTCTTGGAATCTGGAGGGATGGTTAAGACTTTCCTTCAAGAAGAAGGTGCCTTAGTAAATGGACATCTCGAACAAAGACGAGGAAGAAAGCTATATCCAAAAGATGTCGTAGAAATTCAGGGCATTGGTTCATATATCGTGATTAAAGAGGACTAAGCATGCATATTGAAAAATTAGAACTAACGAATTATCGGAATTATGACCAACTGGAGATAGCATTTGATGATCAAATTAATGTGATTATCGGTGAGAATGCTCAAGGTAAAACCAATTTAATGGAAGCTATTTATGTTCTATCATTTGCACGCAGTCACCGTACTCCTAGAGAAAAAGAATTAATTCAATGGGATAAAGATTATGCTAAAATAGAAGGTAGAATTACAAAAAGAAATCAATCTGTACCGTTGCAAATCTCCATAACTTCCAAAGGAAAAAAAGCAAAGGTCAATCACCTTGAGCAACATCGTTTAAGCGACTATATTGGATCGGTCAATGTCGTGATGTTTGCTCCAGAGGATCTGACAATTGTCAAAGGTGCTCCCCAAATTCGACGACGCTTTATGGACATGGAACTTGGTCAAATACAGCCAACCTATATTTATCATTTAGCCCAGTATCAAAAAGTATTGAAACAACGAAACCATTTATTAAAACAATTACAACGAAAACCAAATTCCGATACGACCATGTTAGAAGTATTAACCGATCAATTGATTGAACATGCTTCTATTTTATTGGAACGACGTTTTATTTACTTAGAATTGTTAAGAAAATGGGCAGAACCGATTCATAGAGGAATAAGTCGAGAATTAGAGCAACTCGAAATTCAATATAGTCCAACAATTGAAGTATCAGAAGAGGCAAATAAGGAAAAAATAGGTAATATATATCAAATGAAGTTTTCTGATGTAAAGCAAAAGGAGATAGAGCGTGGAACCACTTTAGTTGGCCCACATCGAGATGATTTGATTTTTTATGTGAATGGAAAAGATGTTCAAACTTACGGTTCACAAGGTCAGCAGCGCACAACTGCTTTATCGATTAAATTGGCGGAAATAGAGCTGATTTATCAAGAGGTTGGGGAGTATCCTATCTTGCTATTAGATGATGTTCTAAGTGAATTAGATGATTATCGCCAATCGCATTTACTTAATACCATTCAAGGTAAAGTACAAACATTTGTATCAACGACAAGTGTGGAAGGTATTCATCATGAGACATTACAACAAGCAGAGCTATTTCGAGTTACCAATGGTGTAGTTAATTAAATTAGCAGAAATAAATTAAAAGGAAGTGACGATTTATGTTTATCCATATTGGAAACGGAAATGTCATTCGAACAAAGGAGATCGTAGCCATTATTGATTGCAATCTACTTTCGTCATCTTCCATTGTTGATGAAATGATTGAGGCTTGGGAAAAAATTAAAAAAGTCTCTGGCCCAAGAAAAAATGCTAAATCGATTATGCTAACGGAAGATCATGTGTATTTTAGCTCATTGTCCGTTTCAACGTTAAAAAAACGTTCAAGTATGATATCCACGATTAACAAACTGGATGATTATTCAGATGAACTATCCATTTAATCGTTTTAAATATAGAAAATAAGCTTCCGAATAGAAGGACACCGACAAAGATCGGTCTCCTATTTAAGTGTATTTCAACAGAAATGAGTGTGAGAAGATGTCTATGGAAGATAAAATTACGGAAAACCAAGAATATGGTGCAGATCAGATACAAGTTCTTGAAGGATTAGAAGCAGTAAGAAAAAGACCTGGTATGTATATCGGCTCAACTAGTGAAAAAGGGCTCCATCATTTAGTTTGGGAAATCGTCGATAATAGTATTGATGAAGCATTGGCAGGCTATTGTGACCATATTGAAGTAGTGGTTGAAGAAGATAATAGTATTACAGTAAAGGATAATGGACGTGGTATTCCAGTTGATATCCAACAAAAAACTGGAAGACCGGCACTTGAAGTAATTATGACTGTACTACATGCTGGTGGTAAATTCGGTGGAGGCGGTTATAAGGTTTCTGGCGGATTACACGGCGTAGGGGCATCAGTTGTAAATGCACTTTCTAGTGAATTAGAAGTATACGTACATCGTGATGGGAAAGTTCATTTTCTATCTTTCAAAAAAGGTGTTCCTGATGGAGAAATTGAAGTGATTGGAGATACCGATATTACTGGTACTGTAACTCACTTTAGACCAGATTCAGAAATCTTCACAGAAACAACAGAATATAACTTTGATACATTGGAGCAACGTCTTCGTGAGCTTGCATTTTTAAATAAAGGATTAAAAATCTCGATTGAAGATAAACGTACGGACAAAGAACAAGTGACGTATCACTATGAGGGCGGAATAAGTTCTTATGTTGAATTTATTAATAAAAATAAAGAAGTTCTTCATGAGCCTTTCTTTGCAGAAGGAGAAGACCAAGGGATTTCTGTAGAGGTAGCTATTCAATACAATGATGGATTTGCAAGCAGTTTATATTCATTTGCGAACAATATCCATACGTATGAAGGTGGATCACATGAAGTCGGTTTCCGTAGTGGTTTGACACGTATCATAAATGATTATGCGAAGAAAAACGGTTTAATCAAGGATGGAGATTCGAACTTATCTGGAGACGATGTTCGTGAAGGAATGACAACGATCGTTTCTATTAAGCATCCAGATCCGCAATTTGAAGGACAAACAAAGACAAAACTTGGAAATAGTGAAGTTCGTGCGATTACAGATGGAGTCTTTTCTGAAACATTTTCTAAATTTTTATATGAAAATCCTTCTATAGCAAAAATCATTGTAGAAAAAGGATTGATGGCGTCACGGGCACGTCTTGCAGCAAAAAAAGCAAGAGAACTTACACGTCGTAAAAGTAACTTAGAAATATCGAATTTACCTGGTAAGTTAGCTGACTGTTCCTCACGGGATGCCTCTATAAGTGAACTATATATTGTAGAGGGGGACTCAGCCGGAGGTTCCGCAAAATCAGGAAGGGATCGTCATTTCCAAGCAATCCTCCCATTGAGAGGTAAAATTTTAAACGTTGAAAAAGCACGTTTGGATCGTATTTTATCTAATAATGAAGTACGTGCCATGATAACAGCTTTAGGAAGTGGTGTTGGTGAAGAATTCGATATTTCCAAAGCACGTTATCACAAAATCGTTATCATGACAGATGCGGATGTAGATGGCGCACATATTCGAACATTATTATTAACTTTCTTCTACCGATATATGCGTCCACTTATTGAACACGGCTATATTTATATCGCCCAACCACCACTTTATCAAATAAAGCAAGGAAAAACGGTGAATTATGCGTATAATGATAAAGAATTGGATCGGATATTAGACGAAATTCCAAAAGCACCAAAACCAAATATCCAACGTTATAAAGGTCTAGGAGAAATGAACGCAGATCAATTATGGGATACAACGATGGATCCAGATACTCGTACACTCCTGCAAGTAGAGTTAAGCGATGCGATTGATGCTGACCAAGTATTCGATATGTTAATGGGTGACAAAGTAGAGCCACGTCGAATCTTTATCGAAGAAAATGCACAGTATGTGAAGAACTTAGATATTTAACCTTAGTATTTTCTTGTTTTAATATAAAGGATTAAATAGATAACGGAAGATCGATTGAAGGAAATCACTAAGTTGCACTTAGTGATTGGGAGGTATTGAAAGAATGGCAGATATAAATCGTCCGAGAGTATCGGAAATAAATATAAGTAATGAAATGCGTACATCATTCCTTGATTATGCGATGAGTGTAATTGTATCTCGTGCATTACCAGATGTACGTGATGGAATGAAACCAGTTCATCGTCGTATTCTTTATGCGATGAATGACTTAGGTATGCATTCAGATAAAGCATATAAAAAGTCAGCTCGTATTGTCGGTGAAGTTATTGGTAAATATCACCCACATGGTGATTCTGCTGTATATGAAACGATGGTACGTATGGCTCAAGATTTTAGTTATCGATATATGTTAGTAGATGGTCACGGAAACTTCGGTTCTGTCGATGGTGACTCAGCAGCGGCAATGCGTTATACCGAAGCTCGTATGTCTAAAATTTCCATGGAATTAATTCGTGATATTAATAAAGACACGATCGATTATCAAGATAACTATGACGGTACAGAAAGAGAGCCTGTTGTATTTCCAGCACGTTTTCCTAATTTACTAGTAAATGGTACATCTGGAATTGCAGTTGGTATGGCGACGAATATCCCACCTCATCATTTAGGTGAAACAATTGATGCTGTATTAGCCGTTAGTCAAAATCCTGACATTACTATAGACGAAATAATGGAAAATCATCTTCCAGGACCTGATTTTCCAACAGCGGCACAAATATTAGGACGAAGCGGTATTCGAAAAGCATATGAGACTGGTAAAGGATCGATTACTATTCGTGCGAAATTGAATATTGAACAAGGTAAAAATGATAAAGAAACAATTATTGTCACTGAGTTACCTTACCAGGTTAACAAAGCAAAGCTAATCGAAAAAATAGCAGAATTAGTACGTGATAAGAAAGTGGAAGGTATCACCGATCTGCGTGATGAATCTGATCGTAATGGAATGCGTATTGTCATTGAATTAAGACGTGATGCAAATGCGAATGTTGTACTTAATAATTTATATAAGCATACGTCCCTACAAACTACCTTTGGCATCAATATGCTAGCACTTGTAGATGGACAACCAAGAGTTCTTAATATAAAGCAATGTCTTAGCTACTACTTAGAGCATCAAAAAGTCATCATAAAACGTCGTACGCAATTTGAATTAAATAAAGCGGAAGCACGTGCACATATTCTAGAAGGTCTACGCATAGCACTTGATCACTTGGATGAAGTAATCGAATTAATCCGTAGTTCAAAGACAGCGGATATTGCCCGCGAAGGCTTAATGGAAAGATTTAAGTTAAGTGAGAAACAAGCACAAGCTATCTTAGATATGCGTCTTCAACGTTTAACTGGATTAGAACGAGAAAAAATTGAAGATGAATATAAAGAGCTTAAGGCTTTGATTGAAGAATTAAAAGCAATTTTAGCGGATGAAGAAAAAGTATTAGAAATCATTCGTGAAGAATTAATGGAGATCAAAGAAAAATATAAAGAAGATCGAAGAACAGAAATAGTAGCAGGTGGAGCAGGATTCTTTGAAGATGAAGATCTTATTCCAGAAGAAAATATCGTAATAACGTTAACTCATCAAGGTTATATCAAGCGATTACCTGCATCTACGTACCGCACACAAAAACGTGGTGGACGCGGAATACAAGGAATGGGTACCAATGAGGATGATTTTGTAGAACATCTAGTATCTACTTCTACACATGATACGATCCTCTTCTTTACCAACAAAGGGAAGGTATATAAGGCGAAAGGATATGAAATTCCGGAGTTCAGCCGAACTGCAAAAGGAATACCGATTATCAACCTCCTTCAAGTTGAAAAAGGAGAATGGGTAAATGCTGTAATATCAGTTAATCAATTTGATGAAGAAGCATACTTATTCTTTACAACAAAACATGGAATTGCGAAGCGTACAACACTTGAGAAATTCCGTAATATCCGTAAAGGTGGATTAATTGCTGTTAACCTTAGGGAAGATGATGAACTCATTTCTGTTCGTCTGACTGATGGCCAAAAAGAAATAATGATAGCAACGAAGAATGGTTATCTTATTCGTTTTGAAGAAACACAAATTCGGTCTATGGGACGAACTGCTGCTGGTGTAAAAGGAATTTCCTTACGTGGCGATGATGTCGTTGTTTCCATGGAAATTATAGAACCAGGATCTAAAATTCTTCATGTTACCAACAAAGGATTCGGTAAACAAACCGATGAAGCAGAATACCGTCGTATTAATCGTGGAGGTAAAGGGGTATTTACTTGTAAAATAGATGAAAAGACGGGATATGTTGTTGCTGTGAAAGCAGTAAATGGCGACGAAGACTTAATGTTAATTACTATTGCCGGTGTATTAATCCGAATACAAGTGCAGGACATTTCACAAACGGGTAGAAATACAAAAGGGGTTCACTTAATTCGATTGCAGGATGGTGAAGAAGTAGCTACGGTTACTCGTATAGAAAAAGATGAAGAAGAAGTCGAGGATATTGAAGTAGTAGAAGGAGAAACAACGGATTCATCAACAGAGTCAAACGAAGATAACGAATAGTTAATGAAGTGCTGTCTCTTATGTTAATAGAGGCAGCACTTCCATATTATCTATCTTAGGGGGAAATGTTATATGAAAGTGAAGACTTCACATCTCATGCCTGGATATGTATTACAAAAAGATATTATCGGTAAATCCAATCGGCCAATTGCATTAAAAGGGACAGAACTCACAGAACATCAAATCCAAATGATTCGTAAATTTCTAATCGATACTGTCGAAATTGATGAGCCGTTATCTGGTAATAAACCGAGTAAGAAAGTAAAAGAACAAACAGAAGAAAAGAAAGCAGTAGATAATATTCGTTCTGCTTCTATACAGGATAAGGAAAATGGATATAAATACTTTCTCAAAGTGTATAAAAATGTTGTAAATGTCTTTAAAGAACAATTTTTACAATGGCAACAATCTATGCCTATTTCTATACCAGATTTACGAAATGCTATTATTCCCTTGCTAGAGGAATTAGAGAACATAGATGCCAATGTGATTTTCTCTCTGCATCATTATGCACGTTCTGACGAATACATTTTTCATCATAGTGTAGCAACTTCATTGATATCGGCGTTCATCGCGAAGGAAATGGGCTATCGACGAGGGGAATGGATTCAAGTTGGGTTGGCTGGAGTTCTTTGTGATTGTGGAATGGCGAAAATGGATACAGATGTAATTCAAAAACAAGGATCTTTAACATCCGAAGAATTCAAAAATATCAAAAAACACCCACAAACAAGTTATGCCATGATCAAAGATCTTCCTTCTTTAACAAGTGGAGTACAACTCGCTGTTTTACAACATCACGAACGGGGCAATGGAGAAGGATATCCTTTAGGCATGACGTTAAATAAAGTACACCCTTATGCTCGGATTATAGCAGTTGCGGATTCTTATCATGCAATGGCAACCACGACCTGTTATCGTAAGGCAAGGAATCTCGTGAATGTAATAGAGGAATTACATATTAGCACGATTCGTTTATATGATCCAGACGTAGTGAACACATTTCTGAATATCTTCTCTAACTGGTTAGAAAATTCAAAAGTAGTACTAAATAACGGAATTACTGGAGAAATTGTATTTGTAAATAAACAAGAACCAACACGTCCGATTGTAAAAAGTAATGACAGCGATGATATATTCTCGTTAGAACAGCTTCCGGAATTATATATAGATAAGATAATTGGCTAAAATGATGAGCCTATTCTATTTTATTGGTATCTCTTATAGTATTCAAAAAGAGATTAATTACTTCTCGTTACATGCAGAATAAATAGAATGGAGCTCTTTCTCTATTAAATAAGGAATTTTCCTTCTCGTAATTTCTAAAAAATGATCAATCATTGGATAAGCACTATCTGCTTTTGATACCATTAATTCGCCCCACCACTCTGTCTCATAACGACAAAGCATACTCAAATTATACAAAATTAAATAATGTACGATTATTTCCGAGTATGGAAAGTAAATATCCCGTGATGCAGGAAAATATAATCGTTGATTATCCATATGAACAAAAAATGGACCATTAGCTTGCATTATTCCTTCTCGTAAATCGATTCTAAACAAAGTAGTTTGTTCACTAACCCTCTTAATAGGTGGAAGGAAAGGTTGAATACGCTGTACAAATGCATTTCGTGTCAAATGAAAACGATCTAATATCGATGTAGGAAATAATAATTGGTCACTATTAATTTCCCCTATATCAATTAATGTTTTCCGTTGTTGATAGTTCCATAACACATGTAATTCAGGAATGTTAGCTAATAATAATCGCATGGTTGCTTTCTCCAAAGGAAAAGGGTTGAAGTGATACATATGTTTTGCAAAATATGGGAAAAGTCCTTGTTGTTGAATCTTGACTTCATCATCAAAAAACTGATAATCCTTTCGTTTTCGCTTTCTTGAAGTTACTCCATGGGCAAGTAATGCAGTACTTTCAGGATAATCCGCACGCTTGGTTAATAACCATCCTTTTAAGAGATGGACCATGCCATAAAAATAAAGAACCGGTCTTACAATTGGACTGCTTTCTTCTCCACTTTTATAAAACTGTATGCCGTGTTGAATATAGTGCATAAACGTTGTGCCATTTTGATAGCTTTTTTTCGTTTGTCCATCGATATTTTGATAACATTTATGTAAAAATGACTGTGCATTTTCTTGAGCACTTAAATGTGTAAACAACTGATTTGTTTCCATCATTCTCCAACCTCATAACTATCATAATATTTTGAATTACAGTTCTTCTTTTTTACAAATTTATCTTCTTGAAAAAGCGAAAAATATAGAGTAATGTAAATAAAAATAGCTTTGTTAGTACTTTTAGTTTGAGCGAGATTACTGGCATTATTCATGCCTAGAAAATGATATTACCGCTATTAGCTATAATTGCAAAAGCGGTTAAAATATGGGAATTCAAATATAAAAGGAGGAAGTAAAAATGAGAGAAGACAAGTTTGCAAAAGAAGGATTAACCTTTGATGATGTATTATTAATGCCTGCAAAATCGGAAGTATTGCCAAATCAAGTAGATTTAAGTGTTGAATTGACTTCTACGCTTAAATTAAAATCTCCATTCATTAGTGCTGGTATGGATACAGTTACAGAAGCTGAAATGGCGATTGCAATGGCACGTCAAGGTGGATTTGGTGTTATTCATAAAAATATGTCGATTGAAGATCAAGCGGAACAGGTAGATAAAGTAAAACGTTCTGAGAGTGGTGTCATTACGAATCCATTCTTTTTAACTCCAGAGCATCAAGTTTATGATGCAGAGCATTTAATGGGTAAGTTTCGTATTTCTGGTGTTCCAATTGTAAACAATATTGAAGAACAAAAACTTGTCGGTATTTTAACGAATCGTGATCTTCGTTTTATACAAGATTATTCGATCTCTATTTCAGAAGTAATGACAAGTGAAAATCTTGTAACTGCTCCTGTAGGAACAACCTTAGAAGAAGCAGAAAAGTTACTTCAGAAATATAAAATTGAAAAACTTCCACTGGTAGATAATCAAGATATATTAAAAGGACTTATTACAATTAAAGATATTGAGAAAGTCATTGAATTCCCAAATTCAGCGAAAGATGCTCAAGGAAGATTAATCGTAGGAGCAGCTGTAGGTGTAACTGGCGATGCGATGAAACGCATTGAAAAACTAGTTAGTGTTGGAGTCGATGCAATTGTTATTGATACAGCTCATGGACACTCACAAGGAGTACTTGACCAATTAAGAAATATTCGTCAAGCATACCCAGATCTTCAAATCATAGCTGGTAATGTAGCTACATCAGAGGGGACAAAAGCATTAATCGAAGCAGGTGTATCGGTAGTTAAAGTAGGAATTGGACCCGGATCTATTTGTACCACTCGTGTTGTAGCTGGAGTAGGGGTACCACAAATTACTGCAGTTCATGATTGTGCTGTAGCTGCTGCAGAGTATGGTGTTCCGATTATCGCGGATGGAGGAATTAAATACTCTGGCGATATTGTAAAAGCACTAGCAGCTGGTGCACATGCAGTTATGATTGGAAGTATGTTCGCAGGTGTATCAGAAAGCCCGGGAGAAACAGAAATCTTCCAAGGACGTCAATATAAAGTATATCGTGGAATGGGCTCGGTTGGAGCCATGGAAGCTGGTTCAAAAGATCGTTACTTCCAGAGTGAATCGGAAAACAAAAAACTTGTACCAGAAGGAATTGAAGGCCGTGTAGCTTACAAAGGACCATTGAGTGACACATTCCATCAGCTTGTTGGTGGTTTACGTTCTGGAATGGGATATTGTGGTACAAAAACAATAGAGGATCTTCGTAATGATGGTAAATTTATCCGTATAACAAATGCTGGATTACGTGAAAGTCATCCACATGATGTACAAATCACGAAAGAAGCACCAAACTATTCGTTATAAAGTGAAACTTCATGAATAACTACTTGGTAAAGTGAATATCATCATTTTTTAATAAAAATGTAAATAAATTTTTCCTTTGCCATACAATTGCCATATTCCTAGATTAAAATAGATGGGGGGACAATCCTCATCTATTTTTTTTATGTCTGCTATGTTAAAATATGAAAGGTGCTAAGCAGAATACATAGTATTATGTAATATAGCGATACTTATGATGGAGGTACAAGAAATTGAGAAATAAATTAAACAAAGTTTTACTGTTAGCGGTAGCAAGCATCCTCGTATTTACATCCATGTTGACAGCCACAACAACTGTCCAAGCAAATGAATTAGACCTAGTATCTGAATCAGCAATACTCGTGGATGGTGAAACAGGCAAGGTCCTGTATGCAAAAAATCCTGATGTTGCGTTACCTCCTGCTAGCATGACAAAAATGATGACAGAATATCTTGTTTGGGAAGCAATTGAAAATGGCAATATCACGTGGGATACAACAACAGAAATTAGTGATTATCCATATAGTATATCCGCAAATAATTCTTTTTCTGGTGTTGGATTAAAACAACAACAGGAATATACAGTAAAAGAATTATATGAAGCGATGGCGATTAACTCCGATAATGCAACAACAATTGCATTAGCAGAATTAATTGCTGGTTCTGAATCTGAGTTTGTTAAAATGATGAATGAAAAAGGTGAAGAAATGGGTTTACAAGAATTTAAGTTTGTAAACTCTACTGGATTAGATAATGAAGATTTAGGTGATAATTATCCGGAGGGAACAAACCCAAACGATACGAATCTATTATCTGCACGTTCAGCAGCTCTATTAGCCTATCATTTAGTTAATGACTATGAAGAAGCATTAGAAATTTCTAGCATTCCGCAAACCACGTTTGGTGGACAAACCATCAATAACTGGAACTACATGCTTCCGCATGAAGGAGAAAACCTAGCATCGTATTATTACGAAGGTGTCGATGGGTTAAAGACAGGCTTTACGGACTTAGCTGGTTATAGTTTTACAGGAACAGCGGAACGTAATGGACAACGATTAATTACCGTAGTAATGAAAACTGGAAGTGAAACCGAACGATTTGAAGAGACAGCGAAGTTATTAGACTATGGTTTCTCTAATTTTGAAAATACAGAGCTATTTTCAGCAGGATATCAAGAAGAAGGAAATGAAACGGTACCGGTAGCAAAAGGTAAAGAAGACCAGGTGTCGATATCACTTCAAGATAGCGTTAGTGTACCAATTAAAGCAGACGAAAAAGATTTATATCATTTAGAATATAACATAGATCAAGATCGATTGAATGAAGATGGTGAATTAATTGCTCCCATTGAAGCAAATGAAGCAATTGGAACAGCGAAGCTTGTCTATGATGGTGAAACCGAAGATTATGGATATATAAGTGATGCAGGTTCGAATACAGGAGAGTTCACACTTGTAACGAATGAAGCAGTTGAAAAATCAAATTGGTTTATGCTAACGCTACAAGCAATTGGAGACTTCTTTGTAAATATATTTACAAGTGCAGTGGATTGGATTAAAGGCTTATTTAGCTAATCCTTTCTATTTTGAACGATACTAACTAGGCAATCTTATTAACTTTTGTATAAGGTCTTGCAATGTTGGTAAAAATTGATTATGATATACCTTAATAAATGAGATGTAATGATAGGAAGTAGTAGTGATAGTTTGATCTTTAGAGAGTCAATGGTTGGTGTAAATTGACGTTCAACTATAATGAATCCATCCTTGAACATGCTTATGAAGGAATTAATTCTGTAAGTAAGCACGGCAGACACCGTTAAAAGTTATTAGAGCCGGAAGGTATACATATGCCTTCAATCAGGGTGGCAACGCGGGAAATAACACTCTCGTCCCTTTTTCACAGGGACGGGAGTTTTTTATTTGGATATTTATATTTTTCCCTGTATTACTATCAATACCGA encodes:
- the recF gene encoding DNA replication/repair protein RecF (All proteins in this family for which functions are known are DNA-binding proteins that assist the filamentation of RecA onto DNA for the initiation of recombination or recombinational repair.) — its product is MHIEKLELTNYRNYDQLEIAFDDQINVIIGENAQGKTNLMEAIYVLSFARSHRTPREKELIQWDKDYAKIEGRITKRNQSVPLQISITSKGKKAKVNHLEQHRLSDYIGSVNVVMFAPEDLTIVKGAPQIRRRFMDMELGQIQPTYIYHLAQYQKVLKQRNHLLKQLQRKPNSDTTMLEVLTDQLIEHASILLERRFIYLELLRKWAEPIHRGISRELEQLEIQYSPTIEVSEEANKEKIGNIYQMKFSDVKQKEIERGTTLVGPHRDDLIFYVNGKDVQTYGSQGQQRTTALSIKLAEIELIYQEVGEYPILLLDDVLSELDDYRQSHLLNTIQGKVQTFVSTTSVEGIHHETLQQAELFRVTNGVVN
- the yaaA gene encoding S4 domain-containing protein YaaA produces the protein MHEQIQIDTEYITLGQLIKLLNFLESGGMVKTFLQEEGALVNGHLEQRRGRKLYPKDVVEIQGIGSYIVIKED
- the dnaN gene encoding DNA polymerase III subunit beta produces the protein MRFTIQRDKLINGVSNVMKAISARTVIPILTGMKIEVKNHGVTLTGSDSDISIEYYIPTEEEGIIHVENIEEGTIILQAKYFPDIVRKLPESTVDIVVDDQLNVRITSGKAEFNLNGQSAEEYPQLPKVQTENSFELPIDLLKSMIKQTVFAVSTMETRPILTGVNMKLVDNLLSFTATDSHRLARREIPVSNAPMEVSQIVVPGKSLNELNKILADSEETVEISVTNNQILFRTKHLNFLSRLLDGNYPETSRLIPEQSKTKIQVKTKELLGTIDRASLLAKEERNNVVKFNAPGNSMIEISSNSPEVGNVVEEITADQMEGEEVKISFSSKYMIDALKAIEYDEVQIEFTGAMRPFIIRPVGDDSILQLILPVRTY
- the remB gene encoding extracellular matrix regulator RemB is translated as MFIHIGNGNVIRTKEIVAIIDCNLLSSSSIVDEMIEAWEKIKKVSGPRKNAKSIMLTEDHVYFSSLSVSTLKKRSSMISTINKLDDYSDELSI
- the gyrB gene encoding DNA topoisomerase (ATP-hydrolyzing) subunit B, translating into MSMEDKITENQEYGADQIQVLEGLEAVRKRPGMYIGSTSEKGLHHLVWEIVDNSIDEALAGYCDHIEVVVEEDNSITVKDNGRGIPVDIQQKTGRPALEVIMTVLHAGGKFGGGGYKVSGGLHGVGASVVNALSSELEVYVHRDGKVHFLSFKKGVPDGEIEVIGDTDITGTVTHFRPDSEIFTETTEYNFDTLEQRLRELAFLNKGLKISIEDKRTDKEQVTYHYEGGISSYVEFINKNKEVLHEPFFAEGEDQGISVEVAIQYNDGFASSLYSFANNIHTYEGGSHEVGFRSGLTRIINDYAKKNGLIKDGDSNLSGDDVREGMTTIVSIKHPDPQFEGQTKTKLGNSEVRAITDGVFSETFSKFLYENPSIAKIIVEKGLMASRARLAAKKARELTRRKSNLEISNLPGKLADCSSRDASISELYIVEGDSAGGSAKSGRDRHFQAILPLRGKILNVEKARLDRILSNNEVRAMITALGSGVGEEFDISKARYHKIVIMTDADVDGAHIRTLLLTFFYRYMRPLIEHGYIYIAQPPLYQIKQGKTVNYAYNDKELDRILDEIPKAPKPNIQRYKGLGEMNADQLWDTTMDPDTRTLLQVELSDAIDADQVFDMLMGDKVEPRRIFIEENAQYVKNLDI